Proteins from one Rubripirellula tenax genomic window:
- a CDS encoding DUF1501 domain-containing protein: protein MFALNRLNRLDRRELMTSTAMTLGSLAVTASSPNVSWAGGGELPSDTAGGLHHRPRAKRVIFLFMHGGPSHVDTFDYKPRLAREDGKALPFALPTQLDAKPTIMKGPWGFSQHGEAGLWGSELLPEMCRHLDSFCVIRSMHTRGQSHGQAVGMVNTGSDNFVRPSVGAWISYALGSAHPDLPAHVAIGPATAHGGPRNYGAAFLPAKHQATAIGKNGSLGAGKVAYLEDSQSHQFDLVSQLNHRHAARIGRDREVEGAIEAVDLARRMQGTAPEIMDLSSETAATQKLYGIGEKATDQYGRGCLMARRLVEAGVRFVSVSSGQVWDQHGGLKAGHAKNALATDRPIAGLIADLKARGMWDDTLIVWGGEFGRTPVVQGKDGRDHNPQGFSMLLGGGGVRGGTTYGETDEYGYYAAIDRVHMHDLHATILYLLGIDHERLTYPYAGRDFRLTDVHGRIVKDIVKT, encoded by the coding sequence ATGTTTGCACTCAACCGACTCAACCGACTCGATCGCCGCGAGCTGATGACGTCGACGGCGATGACGCTTGGATCGCTTGCGGTGACGGCATCAAGCCCGAATGTCTCGTGGGCGGGGGGTGGCGAGTTACCGAGCGACACTGCTGGCGGACTGCATCATCGGCCGCGCGCCAAACGCGTGATCTTTTTGTTCATGCACGGTGGACCCAGTCATGTGGACACGTTTGACTACAAGCCCCGGTTGGCACGCGAAGACGGCAAGGCACTTCCCTTTGCGTTGCCGACGCAGCTTGATGCCAAACCGACGATCATGAAAGGCCCGTGGGGTTTTTCGCAGCACGGCGAAGCAGGACTTTGGGGCAGCGAATTGCTGCCTGAAATGTGCCGCCATCTCGATTCGTTTTGCGTGATCCGTTCCATGCACACGCGTGGTCAATCACACGGTCAGGCGGTTGGCATGGTCAACACGGGCAGCGATAACTTCGTGCGGCCAAGCGTCGGTGCCTGGATCAGCTATGCACTCGGGTCGGCTCACCCGGATCTGCCGGCTCACGTGGCAATCGGGCCGGCAACCGCACACGGCGGCCCGCGCAACTATGGTGCCGCGTTCTTGCCCGCCAAGCATCAAGCGACTGCGATTGGAAAGAACGGATCGTTGGGTGCAGGAAAAGTCGCCTACTTAGAAGACTCGCAATCACACCAGTTCGATTTGGTGTCTCAGCTTAACCACCGTCATGCCGCACGGATTGGTCGCGATCGGGAAGTAGAAGGAGCCATTGAAGCGGTCGATCTTGCACGCCGCATGCAAGGGACTGCACCGGAGATCATGGATCTGTCATCGGAGACAGCAGCGACACAGAAATTGTACGGCATCGGTGAAAAGGCCACCGATCAGTACGGCCGAGGTTGCTTGATGGCACGGCGGTTGGTCGAAGCCGGTGTGCGGTTCGTCAGCGTCAGCAGCGGCCAAGTCTGGGACCAACACGGTGGGCTGAAGGCCGGTCATGCAAAGAACGCGTTGGCGACCGATCGGCCGATCGCAGGACTGATCGCCGATTTGAAAGCACGGGGAATGTGGGATGATACCTTGATCGTTTGGGGCGGCGAGTTCGGTCGCACGCCGGTGGTCCAAGGCAAAGACGGGCGTGACCACAATCCGCAAGGATTCAGCATGCTGTTGGGCGGTGGCGGAGTTCGAGGCGGAACCACATACGGCGAGACCGACGAATACGGATATTACGCCGCGATAGATCGAGTGCACATGCACGATCTGCACGCCACGATCCTGTATCTGCTGGGAATCGACCATGAGCGACTGACCTATCCTTACGCAGGTCGTGACTTTCGATTGACCGACGTCCACGGACGTATCGTAAAAGACATCGTGAAAACGTAA
- a CDS encoding DUF1553 domain-containing protein, with translation MIDHSPVRSRLMLVVCFFIASSSAWARVLADEIANIEFFETRIRPVLVEHCYECHSNEAAEVGGGLWLDSAEAMRVGGDTGPAIQPGYADDSVLISALRYDSSEMPPSGKLPDRVIRDFEKWIATGATDPRTNTPSAASSLKTPKIDLEAGRQFWAFRPLRVSDHLAQPGDLKWIDEMVQEKLQAAAIVPNGRGDADTLLRRLSFDLTGLPPSADSMVRWRADPSDVNWEIIVDKMLASTAFGEHWARHWMDVARYADSNGSDFNATFHDAWRYRDYLISNIAGDTPVDQMIRQQIAGDLMPAENDNVRRQNLIATTFLMLGTKMLSERDKTKLTMDVVDEQIDTVGRAFMGMTLGCARCHDHKFDPVPMRDYYALAGIFRSTMSLQGESQKYVSTWKPVPLPTSQDHLDALQEHGEKLRQAKDALAKAEAKIKKQETPVRQLAGIVIDDESAIRTGDWVVSTYLKGFIGSGYLHDDNRNKDNASLQFKTTLASERSKPDSERVTKQNGKATVRWEARLWYTPGGTRASNVPVEVRVGDETRLVKVDQRKSGKDGPIASLGFFEVGQGTEAVVTISNSGTSGHVIADAVQWIPHGGMQPVVERGNQDVQKVAELKHRRDSIKTELAALVKDAPAPLPTAMAVVDKSAAEVVDCPMHVRGEVNNLGDTVPRGFLSVCGAPDESPSTLAFTGSGRLELAAWMTDPDHPLTSRVAVNRIWMRLMGDGIVRTVDNFGERGERPSHPELLDSLAVDFMRNGWSRKRLVRQIVLSETYRRGSQSSVLGDAIDPENRFLWRANRKRLPAESIRDSMLVIAGSLSREGLDDPMNGYGTLVSSNDAKSKSKISFAVNDHRRTVYLPTIRGEIPALLAALDVADADLLVGKRPTTNVPAQPLALLGSSEVREWAGLTANRLLTEVENESERVQWAYERVLQRLPTAEDHELVGRWLGSETARAMPNDQTRWQQWIAAMFAGTEFRILE, from the coding sequence ATGATCGATCACTCACCGGTACGTAGCCGTTTGATGCTGGTTGTGTGTTTTTTCATCGCCAGCTCATCTGCATGGGCGCGTGTTTTGGCGGATGAGATCGCAAACATCGAATTTTTCGAGACAAGGATCCGGCCCGTTCTGGTCGAGCATTGTTACGAGTGTCATTCCAACGAAGCAGCCGAAGTGGGTGGTGGACTTTGGCTGGATTCGGCCGAGGCAATGCGGGTCGGTGGCGACACAGGGCCGGCGATTCAACCTGGCTACGCCGACGACAGCGTTTTGATTTCGGCGCTGCGCTACGATTCATCCGAGATGCCGCCCAGTGGTAAATTGCCAGATCGAGTGATTCGCGATTTCGAAAAATGGATTGCCACGGGTGCAACCGATCCTCGCACCAACACGCCGAGTGCCGCGTCAAGCCTTAAAACACCTAAGATCGACCTCGAGGCCGGTCGGCAATTTTGGGCATTTCGACCGCTGCGTGTCAGTGATCATCTTGCACAGCCTGGCGATTTAAAGTGGATCGACGAAATGGTGCAAGAAAAGTTGCAGGCCGCGGCGATTGTTCCAAATGGGAGAGGTGATGCTGACACGTTGCTTCGCCGACTTTCGTTTGATCTGACAGGTCTGCCGCCGTCGGCTGATTCGATGGTTCGCTGGCGTGCCGACCCGAGCGACGTGAATTGGGAAATCATTGTCGACAAGATGCTCGCCTCCACCGCATTCGGTGAACACTGGGCGCGGCATTGGATGGACGTCGCCCGATACGCCGACAGCAATGGCAGCGATTTTAATGCCACCTTTCATGACGCGTGGCGCTACAGAGACTACTTGATCAGCAACATTGCTGGCGACACGCCGGTCGATCAAATGATTCGGCAACAAATCGCCGGTGACTTGATGCCTGCCGAGAACGACAACGTCCGTCGACAGAATTTGATCGCTACGACGTTCCTGATGCTCGGCACAAAGATGTTGAGTGAACGCGACAAGACGAAATTGACGATGGACGTTGTCGACGAGCAGATTGACACCGTCGGTCGTGCGTTCATGGGAATGACTCTTGGCTGTGCTCGTTGTCACGATCACAAATTCGATCCTGTGCCGATGCGAGATTACTATGCGCTGGCTGGCATCTTTCGTAGCACCATGTCGTTGCAGGGCGAATCGCAAAAATATGTCAGCACGTGGAAACCGGTTCCGTTGCCCACCAGCCAAGATCATCTCGACGCACTGCAAGAACATGGTGAGAAACTGAGGCAAGCGAAGGACGCGCTCGCGAAAGCCGAAGCCAAAATCAAGAAGCAAGAGACTCCCGTACGACAACTGGCCGGTATTGTGATCGACGACGAATCCGCGATTCGAACGGGCGACTGGGTCGTTTCGACCTACTTGAAAGGGTTCATCGGCAGTGGATATCTCCACGACGACAATCGGAACAAGGACAACGCGTCGTTGCAGTTCAAAACAACTCTTGCGAGCGAACGGTCAAAACCTGATAGTGAGAGAGTGACCAAGCAGAACGGTAAAGCAACGGTGCGGTGGGAAGCCCGACTTTGGTACACGCCCGGTGGTACACGTGCGTCAAACGTCCCGGTGGAAGTCCGGGTCGGCGACGAAACCCGACTTGTCAAAGTTGATCAACGCAAATCCGGCAAAGATGGACCAATTGCAAGCTTAGGTTTCTTTGAAGTCGGCCAGGGAACCGAAGCTGTGGTCACGATTTCGAATTCCGGAACGTCCGGTCACGTGATCGCTGACGCGGTCCAGTGGATCCCGCACGGCGGTATGCAACCGGTTGTCGAACGGGGTAATCAAGACGTGCAAAAAGTCGCCGAACTGAAGCATCGCCGCGATTCGATAAAGACTGAATTGGCTGCGCTCGTCAAAGACGCGCCCGCTCCTTTGCCAACCGCGATGGCCGTTGTCGACAAGTCCGCGGCCGAAGTCGTCGATTGTCCGATGCATGTGCGAGGCGAAGTCAACAACCTTGGCGACACCGTGCCTCGCGGTTTTTTGAGTGTCTGTGGTGCACCGGACGAAAGCCCATCGACACTCGCATTCACGGGCAGCGGGCGACTCGAATTGGCGGCTTGGATGACCGATCCCGATCATCCGCTTACATCGCGCGTCGCTGTCAATCGAATCTGGATGCGTTTGATGGGCGATGGAATCGTTCGCACGGTCGACAATTTTGGCGAGCGAGGTGAACGTCCATCACATCCCGAATTGTTGGACTCGCTTGCGGTGGATTTCATGCGAAACGGTTGGAGTCGCAAAAGGTTGGTCCGGCAAATTGTTCTCTCGGAAACCTATCGGCGTGGATCGCAATCGTCTGTGCTTGGCGACGCCATCGACCCTGAGAATCGCTTCTTGTGGAGAGCCAATCGAAAACGGCTGCCCGCCGAATCGATTCGCGATTCAATGCTCGTGATCGCCGGATCGCTCAGTCGCGAGGGACTGGACGACCCGATGAACGGCTACGGAACTCTGGTTAGCAGCAATGATGCAAAATCGAAGTCGAAGATTTCGTTTGCGGTCAACGATCACCGACGGACCGTTTACTTGCCGACCATCCGAGGAGAAATTCCGGCGTTGCTTGCCGCTCTCGATGTCGCCGACGCGGACCTGCTCGTTGGCAAACGACCGACAACGAATGTGCCCGCACAACCTCTTGCATTATTGGGCAGCAGCGAGGTCCGTGAATGGGCTGGGCTAACCGCAAACAGGCTACTTACCGAAGTCGAGAATGAAAGCGAGCGGGTTCAGTGGGCCTACGAACGCGTTCTGCAACGCTTGCCCACTGCCGAAGATCATGAACTTGTGGGCCGTTGGCTCGGAAGTGAAACCGCCCGAGCGATGCCGAACGACCAAACGCGTTGGCAACAGTGGATTGCGGCGATGTTCGCAGGAACCGAATTCAGAATTTTGGAATAG
- a CDS encoding OprO/OprP family phosphate-selective porin: MFTSSRLRARRAFLATLGVAAAFPTFGVPTALADDNALSRALMMPDFAVTAPVERVSYTSAYMLQDADTEGTLPAPIADVEKANDAKEADDEGDEAPATVPLKDYEKLLERVDEIEDSWDTYQDKIKDEADEKKKKSSYKLGGRVHLDNWNFIDSDAGINELETGDPTDDPENRWDFRRIRLELAGDVPNNMLFRIQIDFNNPAQAEMKDVYLGFNNLPNNQTLLIGNQKRPIGLDHLNSSRHNVFAERPLAVETFNEDARRLGACMYGYSADEMFHWRYGAFLLENLNTDGRYRGDFNEAGVYGRLSSSPWYDKTSGGRGYLHLAMSGSVNQTDGNGTLDADDNANEARFRTRPLARSDSRWYNTNRILGANNYEQLGLESILNIGALQITGEYFNNWVQRDPLGGFSGEDLHFHGGYIYASYFLTGEHIPYDRVTGTIDRVKPFENFFLVDRCTGGTGSGWGALAMALRYDYIDLSDSDIRGGQGHAWTAGLNWYWTAYSKLQTNLVWGEVNNGGQGLSSTPLATGVDGDYTILGMRYMIDF, translated from the coding sequence TTGTTCACTTCATCCCGCTTGAGGGCGCGTCGCGCGTTCTTGGCGACGCTAGGCGTTGCCGCCGCTTTCCCGACCTTCGGTGTACCGACTGCTCTCGCCGACGACAACGCCTTGTCGCGGGCGCTGATGATGCCCGATTTCGCGGTTACGGCGCCCGTTGAACGCGTCTCGTACACGTCCGCCTATATGCTGCAAGACGCAGACACCGAAGGCACGTTGCCAGCGCCCATCGCGGATGTAGAAAAAGCGAATGACGCGAAGGAAGCCGATGATGAAGGCGACGAAGCCCCAGCAACGGTCCCTTTGAAGGATTACGAAAAGCTGCTTGAACGCGTCGACGAGATCGAAGATTCTTGGGATACGTACCAAGACAAGATCAAGGACGAAGCCGACGAGAAGAAGAAAAAGTCCAGCTACAAGCTCGGCGGTCGAGTCCACTTGGACAACTGGAACTTCATCGATTCCGACGCGGGCATCAACGAACTCGAAACCGGCGACCCGACCGACGATCCAGAAAACCGCTGGGACTTCCGGCGGATCCGCTTGGAACTTGCCGGCGACGTTCCCAACAATATGCTGTTCCGGATCCAGATCGACTTCAACAATCCCGCGCAAGCGGAAATGAAGGACGTTTACCTTGGGTTCAACAACCTGCCGAACAACCAAACGCTGTTGATCGGGAACCAGAAACGACCAATCGGCTTGGACCACCTCAACAGCAGCCGACACAACGTGTTTGCCGAACGGCCTCTAGCGGTGGAGACCTTCAACGAAGACGCTCGTCGATTGGGCGCCTGCATGTATGGCTACTCGGCCGATGAAATGTTCCATTGGCGATACGGAGCGTTCTTGCTGGAGAACTTAAACACCGACGGTCGCTATCGTGGCGACTTCAACGAAGCCGGCGTCTACGGTCGCTTGTCCTCGAGCCCTTGGTATGACAAGACCAGTGGTGGCCGCGGCTATTTGCACCTTGCGATGTCCGGTTCGGTTAACCAAACCGACGGCAACGGCACGTTGGACGCGGACGACAACGCCAACGAAGCTCGATTCCGCACTCGTCCGTTGGCTCGCAGCGATTCGCGTTGGTACAACACCAATCGGATCCTGGGTGCCAACAACTACGAGCAGCTCGGTTTGGAATCGATTCTAAACATCGGCGCATTGCAAATCACTGGCGAATACTTCAACAACTGGGTTCAACGTGATCCGTTGGGTGGTTTCAGCGGCGAAGACCTGCACTTCCACGGTGGTTACATCTACGCCTCGTATTTCCTAACCGGCGAACACATCCCCTACGATCGTGTCACGGGAACGATCGACCGTGTGAAACCGTTCGAGAACTTCTTCTTGGTTGACCGTTGCACCGGTGGCACAGGAAGCGGTTGGGGTGCGTTGGCGATGGCACTTCGTTACGACTATATCGACCTCAGCGATTCGGACATTCGCGGCGGACAGGGACACGCTTGGACCGCAGGGTTGAACTGGTACTGGACCGCTTATTCGAAGTTGCAAACCAACTTGGTTTGGGGTGAAGTCAACAACGGTGGCCAAGGTCTCTCGTCCACACCGCTCGCCACCGGCGTCGATGGTGACTACACGATTCTTGGCATGCGTTACATGATCGATTTCTAG
- a CDS encoding FG-GAP-like repeat-containing protein: protein MRLILTALFMTLAFVFGGVLSAQTNSLTYLDEFLDPYYPGIDFPKLTTPQWLGEPGVDAVVTLGMDDMRDTGKYEAYLRPILDRLKAIDGRAAVSIMTCEVDPNDPQLQTWLAEGLSLETHTVDHPCPCLQGSDFAKAKSTYDRCVDVMFAIPGNHPVAFRFPCMDSKNTPSPRAFAEIVSATTDKGNFLQASSSVECLFTPADPILPKSITLDEDGQERFRRYLPFASFVNKVENYPYPYVVGKTCWEFPCTVPDDWHGQNIQQPYNPKTVDDLLIAIDATVIKKGIANIVFHPHNWLRPDQMVTVIDRVNAKYGKRVKFLTFKECMQRINQNLLAGHPIRSAAGNDNGVRILDLNQDGFLDVLIGNEEHQVARVWQPNTNQWSDIEFASAGRGVQFVDNSNPGHCVDLGVRFGRLSSRATVSMLVNNEREQAIYDFVDGKFMRVVLPSELSDVRTSSSGIDQGIRLRDLDGDGLSEIIIANPDTKRILKLGETGVWEKSESPMPAAIVDDRGQDNGVRFVDLNRDGHDDLIVSNGKESSIRLYDSTIGGFAPQSNHMPDLPRIVRESTNNGVWFAEDHLWVQNEDTSRLPDGIDRRSFSQLLGESEEQLD from the coding sequence ATGCGTTTGATACTGACAGCACTCTTCATGACCTTGGCTTTCGTTTTCGGTGGAGTCCTTTCCGCTCAGACGAATTCGTTGACGTACTTGGACGAATTCTTGGACCCGTACTATCCCGGAATCGATTTCCCAAAGCTGACGACTCCCCAGTGGCTCGGCGAACCGGGCGTCGATGCGGTTGTGACCCTGGGGATGGATGACATGCGGGACACGGGCAAGTACGAAGCATACTTGCGTCCGATCTTAGATCGTTTGAAAGCGATCGATGGCCGAGCCGCGGTCAGCATCATGACCTGCGAAGTCGACCCGAACGATCCTCAGCTACAGACCTGGCTCGCCGAAGGACTATCGCTCGAAACTCATACCGTCGACCATCCCTGCCCGTGTTTGCAGGGAAGCGATTTCGCGAAAGCCAAATCGACTTACGATCGATGTGTTGACGTCATGTTCGCGATACCGGGTAACCACCCCGTTGCTTTTCGATTCCCGTGCATGGATTCAAAAAACACGCCGAGCCCACGAGCCTTTGCCGAAATTGTCAGCGCGACCACGGATAAGGGCAACTTTCTTCAAGCGAGCAGCTCTGTCGAATGTCTCTTCACGCCAGCCGATCCGATATTGCCGAAATCCATCACGTTGGACGAAGACGGCCAAGAACGATTCCGCCGATACCTTCCGTTTGCGTCGTTTGTGAACAAGGTCGAAAACTACCCCTATCCCTACGTGGTCGGAAAAACCTGCTGGGAGTTTCCGTGCACGGTCCCCGACGATTGGCATGGCCAAAACATCCAGCAACCCTACAACCCCAAGACGGTTGATGACTTACTGATTGCGATTGACGCCACCGTCATCAAAAAGGGAATCGCGAACATTGTCTTTCATCCGCACAATTGGCTACGCCCCGATCAAATGGTTACGGTCATCGACCGGGTCAACGCCAAGTACGGCAAACGGGTGAAGTTTCTGACGTTCAAAGAATGCATGCAGCGGATCAACCAAAACTTGCTGGCGGGCCATCCCATTCGCTCGGCGGCCGGCAATGACAATGGCGTCCGAATCTTAGACTTGAACCAAGACGGTTTTCTGGACGTATTGATCGGCAACGAGGAACACCAGGTTGCAAGAGTTTGGCAACCGAATACGAATCAATGGAGCGACATTGAATTCGCCAGCGCCGGTCGTGGTGTGCAGTTTGTGGACAACAGCAACCCTGGGCACTGTGTTGATTTGGGCGTCAGGTTTGGCCGACTGTCCAGTCGAGCAACTGTGTCGATGTTGGTCAACAACGAACGCGAACAAGCGATCTACGACTTTGTCGACGGCAAATTCATGCGAGTTGTGTTGCCGAGCGAATTGTCGGACGTCCGCACTTCGTCAAGCGGTATCGACCAAGGCATACGGCTCCGCGATCTAGACGGTGATGGACTGTCGGAGATCATTATCGCGAACCCTGACACAAAGCGAATCTTGAAGCTCGGCGAAACAGGAGTTTGGGAAAAATCCGAATCACCGATGCCTGCTGCCATCGTCGATGATCGTGGCCAGGACAATGGTGTGCGATTCGTAGACTTGAACCGTGATGGACACGATGACTTGATCGTGTCGAATGGGAAAGAGTCTTCGATCCGTCTTTACGATTCCACAATCGGCGGCTTTGCACCGCAAAGCAACCACATGCCTGATCTGCCGCGGATCGTGCGAGAATCAACGAACAACGGCGTTTGGTTCGCCGAGGACCACCTTTGGGTTCAGAACGAAGATACAAGTCGACTGCCCGACGGAATTGACCGAAGATCCTTTTCGCAACTGCTTGGGGAATCGGAAGAGCAACTCGATTGA